Proteins from one bacterium genomic window:
- a CDS encoding zinc-binding dehydrogenase, with product GELYDIIFDTVGKISLPHCKHSLKPNGIFLEAGISAGLILQILLTSVVGTKKVKFHATGLRSHSAKLADLQFLQKLFEKGQYKAVIDRNYSLENIAEAHRYVDLGHKKGNVVITMNQS from the coding sequence GTGGTGAGTTGTACGACATCATTTTCGACACTGTCGGCAAAATTTCTTTACCGCATTGCAAACACTCCTTAAAACCAAACGGCATATTTCTTGAGGCTGGGATTTCAGCAGGATTGATTTTACAAATTCTCCTAACATCGGTTGTTGGTACCAAGAAAGTGAAGTTTCACGCAACAGGACTCCGGTCACATAGCGCGAAGTTGGCAGATCTTCAATTTCTCCAGAAGTTATTTGAAAAGGGTCAATACAAAGCGGTAATCGACCGCAATTACTCGCTAGAGAATATCGCAGAAGCGCATCGCTACGTCGACCTCGGTCACAAAAAGGGAAATGTTGTTATTACGATGAATCAGTCATAA